The following proteins come from a genomic window of Finegoldia magna ATCC 29328:
- a CDS encoding phosphate ABC transporter substrate-binding protein, whose product MKKLYKLLVLMMVMAIGFTGCANNSDKPKSNEKTESKEDSKAKENYEISFSGSSTLAPVISKISTTFIEKNVTWDKVDSSLPDKNITIYVSAGGSGAGVKAVLDNVANFGMLAREVKDKEKEKVKDYKEYNLGLDALTLAVNPQNKVIAAKKGNLTKEEIVKIFSGEYKKWSDVDPSLPQEDIVVVTRDLSGGAHEVFQKKVMKDVKVRQDAIQAPTMGALVSKIIENPNAIGYASFGIANQNKGKLIPLKVDGVEPTEENILNKSYYISRPLIIMKSGDLTKTEQLFIDYLNSKEGKQTIKDMGFIPNK is encoded by the coding sequence ATGAAAAAGCTTTACAAATTATTAGTTTTAATGATGGTTATGGCGATAGGATTTACAGGATGCGCCAATAATTCTGACAAACCTAAATCCAATGAAAAAACTGAATCAAAAGAAGATTCAAAAGCAAAAGAAAATTACGAAATCAGCTTCAGTGGTTCATCTACTTTGGCACCTGTTATCAGCAAGATTTCAACAACTTTTATCGAAAAGAATGTAACTTGGGACAAGGTTGATTCTTCATTACCAGACAAGAACATTACAATTTATGTATCAGCTGGTGGATCTGGCGCAGGAGTCAAGGCTGTGTTGGACAACGTTGCAAACTTCGGAATGTTAGCGCGTGAAGTAAAAGATAAGGAAAAAGAAAAAGTTAAAGATTACAAGGAATACAACTTGGGTTTAGACGCATTGACACTTGCTGTTAATCCACAAAACAAAGTAATTGCGGCAAAAAAAGGTAACTTAACTAAAGAAGAAATCGTAAAGATTTTCTCCGGTGAATACAAAAAATGGAGCGATGTTGACCCATCACTTCCACAAGAAGATATCGTAGTTGTAACTCGTGATCTAAGCGGCGGTGCACACGAGGTATTCCAAAAGAAAGTAATGAAGGATGTAAAAGTTAGACAAGATGCAATCCAAGCACCAACAATGGGAGCTTTGGTTTCTAAGATTATCGAAAATCCAAATGCAATTGGATATGCATCATTCGGTATCGCAAATCAAAACAAAGGCAAATTAATTCCTTTGAAAGTTGACGGAGTAGAACCTACTGAAGAAAATATTTTGAACAAATCATATTACATTTCAAGACCTTTGATCATCATGAAAAGCGGCGATTTGACAAAAACAGAACAACTTTTCATCGATTATCTAAATTCAAAAGAAGGAAAGCAAACTATCAAAGATATGGGATTCATTCCTAATAAATAA
- the pstC gene encoding phosphate ABC transporter permease subunit PstC: MRTKNNIFKTLVYIFAFFSIALLAILIGFMFKESLPFFKQYSVNKFLFGKTWDSMDGSFGAFNIILASFYIALLACVFSFPISYGLSLMIVFYTNEKVKTLVSWIIRILAGIPSIIYGFFGLFVIVKFFEKNFKMAAGESVFAGSVILSIMILPYFVEVLTETFEKIKQKYKRQSDCFGISKEYFIRKIVLKQSLRSAFSGFVLAFSRAIGETMAVMMVIGNAPILPKFFSKAETIASLIALEVGMSEAGSLHYHALYASSFVLLVFVIILDVILFVTKKRTDNYDEV, from the coding sequence ATGAGAACAAAAAACAACATATTTAAAACTTTGGTGTATATTTTTGCTTTCTTTTCCATAGCTTTATTGGCAATACTAATAGGATTTATGTTCAAAGAATCGCTTCCTTTTTTCAAACAGTACAGTGTGAATAAATTTTTGTTTGGAAAGACGTGGGATTCAATGGATGGAAGTTTCGGAGCGTTCAATATAATTCTCGCAAGTTTTTACATTGCATTGTTGGCTTGCGTATTTTCGTTTCCAATTAGCTATGGATTGTCACTTATGATTGTGTTTTACACGAATGAAAAAGTGAAAACTTTAGTGAGTTGGATAATCAGAATTCTTGCGGGAATTCCTTCGATTATTTACGGGTTTTTCGGGTTGTTTGTAATCGTGAAATTTTTCGAGAAAAATTTTAAAATGGCAGCAGGAGAATCGGTGTTTGCAGGAAGTGTCATATTATCCATAATGATTTTGCCGTATTTTGTGGAAGTGTTGACTGAAACTTTTGAAAAGATAAAACAAAAATACAAGAGACAATCGGACTGTTTTGGAATTAGCAAGGAATATTTCATCAGAAAAATCGTACTCAAACAAAGTCTACGAAGCGCATTCAGTGGGTTTGTTCTTGCATTTTCAAGAGCTATTGGAGAGACAATGGCAGTAATGATGGTGATAGGAAACGCACCGATATTGCCCAAATTTTTCTCCAAAGCAGAAACTATTGCATCACTAATTGCACTCGAAGTGGGGATGAGTGAAGCGGGAAGTTTGCACTATCACGCCCTTTATGCAAGTTCATTTGTGCTTTTGGTTTTCGTAATTATACTTGATGTAATACTTTTTGTGACTAAAAAAAGGACGGATAATTATGACGAAGTTTAA
- a CDS encoding phosphate ABC transporter ATP-binding protein has product MSILQINNLDISYKEKNILENVNLTVEKNEIISIMGNSGSGKSTLLSCLNGFLSENGGQYSGEILFDGTDISQYKLIDLRRQISMLFQDSTVFDMSIEKNLTYTLEYFLGKNYDKKTKIEQILKSVNLYEELKDNLKMNANKLSGGQKQRLCIARMLTTNPKILIFDEPCSSLDLQNTLAIENLLKNLSQNYTIIISTHNTDQAQRISDRILFIEDKKLVEQDEI; this is encoded by the coding sequence TTGAGCATATTACAAATAAATAACCTAGACATATCCTACAAAGAAAAAAATATATTGGAAAATGTGAATTTGACCGTTGAAAAAAACGAAATAATTAGCATAATGGGAAATTCTGGGTCGGGCAAATCTACACTCTTGTCTTGCTTGAATGGATTTTTATCAGAAAATGGCGGACAATATTCGGGAGAAATATTATTCGACGGCACAGACATCTCACAATACAAACTAATCGATTTGAGAAGACAAATCTCAATGCTATTTCAGGATTCTACAGTATTTGACATGTCAATTGAAAAAAATCTGACATATACATTGGAATATTTCTTAGGCAAAAATTACGACAAAAAAACAAAAATAGAGCAAATATTAAAAAGCGTAAACTTGTACGAAGAATTAAAAGACAATCTGAAAATGAATGCCAACAAACTTTCTGGAGGACAAAAACAAAGACTCTGCATAGCCAGAATGCTCACAACAAATCCCAAAATACTGATATTTGATGAACCTTGCTCATCTTTGGATTTGCAAAACACATTGGCAATAGAAAATCTGTTGAAAAACTTGTCACAAAACTACACCATCATAATTTCAACACACAACACAGACCAAGCACAAAGAATATCAGATAGGATTTTGTTTATTGAAGATAAAAAACTGGTTGAACAAGATGAAATATAA
- a CDS encoding TetR/AcrR family transcriptional regulator, whose translation MNADYTKKMIMENLINLLNRIPLNKITVGKLAEECGINRNTIYYHFKDLNEIIDTIFEIRLKRVLNESDNISWEDSFIEEMQFAIDNKTAIYHIYNSISRKTLSDYLYTKSGQIMRTYIENVDKEIHAKKDDKEIIIKFFQSAITDLVIRWLTSGMDEDIEKKIKRIGFLLKDTVKSSLTRSKMN comes from the coding sequence ATGAACGCGGATTATACGAAGAAAATGATAATGGAAAATTTAATCAATCTTCTCAACAGAATACCTCTGAATAAAATTACGGTGGGAAAACTAGCTGAAGAATGTGGAATCAACAGAAACACGATTTATTATCACTTTAAAGATTTGAATGAAATCATAGACACGATTTTTGAAATCAGATTGAAAAGGGTGTTGAATGAATCGGATAATATTTCTTGGGAGGATAGTTTTATCGAAGAAATGCAGTTTGCTATTGATAACAAAACTGCGATTTACCACATTTACAATTCTATTTCTAGAAAAACACTGTCTGATTATTTGTACACTAAATCGGGACAAATTATGAGAACTTACATAGAAAATGTGGACAAGGAAATTCACGCGAAGAAGGATGACAAGGAGATTATTATTAAATTCTTCCAAAGTGCAATTACGGATTTGGTTATCAGATGGTTAACTTCAGGAATGGATGAGGATATCGAGAAAAAAATAAAAAGGATAGGATTTTTATTAAAAGATACCGTTAAATCTTCATTAACTAGGAGTAAAATGAATTAA
- a CDS encoding carboxymuconolactone decarboxylase family protein: protein MDSKEVLAEQSKLFRENLPDVTKNFSDLCGTVFKDGKLSLKEKELIALAIAITVKCEGCVVHHTTGCVDAGCTMEEISEMIGVCVAMGGGPSKTFAGKALQLAEELLK, encoded by the coding sequence ATGGATAGTAAAGAAGTATTGGCTGAACAATCAAAATTATTTAGAGAAAATTTACCAGATGTGACTAAAAATTTCTCGGATTTATGTGGTACTGTTTTTAAAGACGGAAAATTATCTTTGAAAGAAAAAGAATTGATAGCTCTTGCAATCGCAATTACTGTGAAATGTGAAGGATGCGTTGTTCATCACACTACAGGCTGTGTTGATGCAGGATGCACAATGGAAGAAATTTCAGAAATGATTGGCGTATGCGTTGCTATGGGTGGTGGCCCATCAAAAACATTTGCTGGCAAGGCATTACAATTGGCTGAAGAATTATTAAAATAA
- a CDS encoding PstA family ABC transporter permease — MTKFKDFLIKLWVYLSFAVVFFFVFKIFYFLISKGISSVNLEFLTQNPQGLPLGTTGGIKSSIIGSFWLMIIAMGISTLLGVFCAIYRVFYCKSEILKSVISLIIQCIASIPSIIIGMFVYGFFIVTLNISKSLLTAAIALSLIVFPFVEVNIEKSIAEINKNTIKDSFSLGIDKTYMIRKLVMPMISRNIITISLLAGSYAIGATAPLLLTGAVFMNNSISLFKPVTALPFHLHMLLSQSIAIEKAYATALVLIMILIILHILAYVVLVFSGGKLVEHITNK; from the coding sequence ATGACGAAGTTTAAGGATTTTTTGATTAAATTATGGGTATACTTATCATTTGCAGTCGTGTTTTTCTTCGTGTTCAAGATTTTTTATTTTTTAATATCCAAAGGAATATCGTCTGTTAATCTAGAATTTCTTACACAAAATCCTCAAGGGCTTCCATTAGGAACTACGGGTGGAATCAAATCTAGCATAATTGGATCTTTTTGGTTGATGATAATTGCGATGGGAATTTCAACATTGTTGGGTGTTTTTTGTGCAATTTACAGAGTTTTTTATTGCAAATCAGAAATCTTGAAATCAGTAATTTCTCTAATAATTCAATGCATTGCATCCATTCCTTCAATAATAATAGGAATGTTTGTGTACGGATTTTTCATAGTAACACTTAACATATCCAAAAGTTTACTCACAGCAGCAATCGCACTTTCGTTGATTGTATTTCCATTTGTAGAAGTGAACATCGAAAAATCAATCGCAGAAATCAATAAAAACACAATAAAAGACAGCTTTTCACTTGGAATTGACAAGACGTACATGATAAGAAAACTCGTAATGCCAATGATTTCTAGAAATATAATCACGATTTCGCTGTTGGCAGGAAGCTATGCAATAGGAGCGACAGCACCACTTCTACTCACAGGAGCAGTATTCATGAATAATTCGATAAGTCTGTTCAAACCAGTTACAGCACTGCCTTTTCATTTGCATATGCTACTTAGCCAATCAATTGCAATCGAAAAAGCGTATGCGACGGCGTTGGTGCTTATTATGATATTGATAATTCTACACATATTGGCTTATGTGGTGCTAGTATTTTCGGGAGGTAAATTAGTTGAGCATATTACAAATAAATAA